One segment of Theobroma cacao cultivar B97-61/B2 chromosome 9, Criollo_cocoa_genome_V2, whole genome shotgun sequence DNA contains the following:
- the LOC18589997 gene encoding signal peptide peptidase isoform X1, with product MKNTERLANLALAGLTLAPLAVKVDPNLNVILTACLTVYVGCYRSVKPTPPSETMSNEHAMRFPFVGSAMLLSLFLLFKFLSKDLVNAVLTCYFFVLGIIALSATILPAIKRFLPKHWNEDLIIWRFPYFRSLEIDFTRSQIVAAIPGTFFCAWYASQKHWLANNILGLAFCIQGIEMLSLGSFKTGAILLAGLFVYDIFWVFFTPVMVSVAKSFDAPIKLLFPTADSARPFSMLGLGDIVIPGIFVALALRFDVSRGKESQYFKSAFLGYTVGLVLTIVVMNWFQAAQPALLYIVPAVIGFLAAHCIWNGEVTPLLEFDESKTGVSSQEGSDDKSSKVE from the exons ATGAAAAACACTGAAAGACTCGCCAATTTGGCTTTAGCAG GGTTGACATTGGCACCACTTGCTGTGAAGGTAGACCCCAACTTAAATGTTATCTTGACTGCATGCCTCACAGTATATGTTGGCTGCTATCGATCTGTCAAGCCAACTCCACCATCG GAGACAATGTCTAACGAGCATGCTATGCGTTTTCCCTTTGTTGGGAGTGCGATGCTGTTATCACTTTTCTTACTGTTCAAGTTCTTATCAAAAGACTTGGTTAATGCAGTATTGACATGTTATTTCTTTGTGCTTGGAATCATCGCTCTTTC GGCAACAATTTTACCTGCCATAAAACGCTTCTTGCCAAAGCATTGGAATGAGGACCTTATCATTTGGCGTTTTCCATACTTTCGCT CTTTGGAGATTGACTTCACAAGATCTCAGATTGTAGCTGCAATCCCTGGAACTTTTTTCTGTGCATGGTATGCTTCACAGAAGCATTGGTTGGCTAATAACATTCTGGGCCTTGCATTCTGCATTCAG GGAATTGAGATGCTTTCTCTTGGGTCTTTCAAGACTGGTGCCATTCTCTTG GCTGGGCTTTTTGTATATGATATTTTCTGGGTTTTCTTCACTCCTGTAATGGTTAGTGTTGCGAAGTCTTTCGATGCTCCTATAAAG CTTTTGTTCCCAACAGCAGACTCTGCACGACCATTTTCCATGCTTGGACTTGGTGACATTGTGATTCCTG GTATTTTTGTAGCACTAGCACTAAGATTTGATGTATCTAGGGGGAAAGAGAGTCAGTATTTTAAGAGTGCATTTTTGGGATACACAGTGGGATTGGTCCTCACGATTGTTGTCATGAACTGGTTTCAAGCTGCACAG CCTGCACTTTTGTATATTGTACCAGCTGTCATTGGATTCTTGGCTGCTCACTGTATATGGAATGGAGAAGTAACACCG TTATTGGAGTTTGACGAGTCGAAGACTGGTGTTTCATCTCAGGAAGGTAGCGATGACAAATCTAGCAAGGTGGAATGA
- the LOC18589998 gene encoding uncharacterized protein LOC18589998, which yields MEDSAEVQTEENKVSLDVNKKRTVKTPAQVMALENFYKEHRFPSDEMKAQLAAQIRLTEKQISSWFCHRRLKDKRRDESYANGRQDHSSGVIQDRGSGLRQDSCGSIKQGDYRNVDPREVESRRIYGHDFPVADLTYERRSHQNPYNAHMEDTSSESSLSLHDQRFSESRDPYDMQISANLTQNGAITQIKPRIVKSMGYKPSGYLKVKGEMENPAVTAVKRQLGSHYQEDGPLLGIEFDPLPPGAFEFRSSNLVNEPIYVGDPRQEHSPDISGVIKQPNLNIINEVHNPKMSSQASYMEDANLNTEHGSDRQDRKSHHQLKYKSSFLCSNPFPGQNSSINVYESSAGKTAVSDCKRSRMSFKPAVERMGSDSFSNQPGPYGSKIANEQEKPWLHDDDNHTYKAPKNENLSKTSDLIHGCSESLGTERGPSARMGKLEKLGGEWKPKREYPVRENIDPTNELKVAKRVKVEFPQQNFVANASHSRSLLLTNPTKGSSMDVPSSFSEDETAETSSSLD from the exons ATGGAAG ATTCAGCTGAAGTGCAGACTGAAGAGAATAAAGTTTCTCTGGATGtgaataagaaaagaacagTCAAGACACCAGCCCAGGTTATGGCTCTGGAGAACTTCTACAAAG agCACAGATTTCCCTCAGATGAAATGAAAGCACAACTAGCAGCTCAGATAAGGTTGACAGAAAAGCAGATATCTAGTTGGTTTTGTCACAGAAGGTTAAAAGACAAAAGGAGAGATGAATCCTATGCTAATGGGCGACAGGACCACTCTAGTGGTGTAATTCAAGATCGTGGTAGTGGGCTCAGACAAGATTCTTGTGGCAGTATTAAGCAGGGGGATTATAGGAATGTTGATCCGAGGGAGGTTGAAAGTCGAAGGATTTATGGCCATGACTTTCCAGTTGCTGACCTGACATATGAGCGTAGGAGTCATCAAAATCCCTATAATGCTCATATGGAGGATACGTCTTCTGAAAGTAGCTTGTCTTTACATGATCAGCGTTTCTCTGAAAGTAGGGATCCTTATGACATGCAAATATCTGCTAACCTTACACAAAATGGAGCAATTACGCAGATAAAACCAAGGATTGTTAAAAGCATGGGTTATAAGCCATCAGGATATTTGAAGGTTAAGGGTGAAATGGAAAATCCTGCTGTTACTGCTGTCAAGAGGCAGCTGGGGAGTCATTATCAAGAAGATGGTCCGCTACTTGGTATTGAATTTGATCCACTTCCTCCTGGTGCATTTGAGTTCCGTAGTAGCAATCTGGTCAATG AGCCAATCTATGTTGGAGATCCCCGACAGGAGCATTCTCCAGATATCTCTGGAGTTATAAAGCAGCCGAATCTTAATATT ATAAATGAAGTACATAATCCCAAGATGAGTTCTCAGGCTTCTTATATGGAGGATGCAAACCTTAACACTGAGCATGGGTCTGACAGACAGGACAGGAAATCTCatcatcaattaaaatataagtcttcttttctttgttccaACCCTTTCCCTGGCCAGAACTCTTCTATAAATGTCTACGAAAGTTCTGCTGGAAAAACTGCTGTCAGTGATTGCAAACGGAGTAGGATGAGCTTTAAGCCTGCTGTTGAAAGGATGGGATCAGATTCTTTTTCTAACCAGCCTGGCCCATATGGCTCGAAAATTGCTAATGAACAAGAAAAGCCTTGgttgcatgatgatgataatcATACCTATAAGGCCCCAAAGAATGAAAACCTGTCTAAAACTTCAGATTTGATCCATGGGTGCAGTGAGTCCCTGGGTACTGAGAGAGGCCCATCTGCAAGGATGGGAAAG TTGGAGAAACTTGGTGGAGAGTGGAAGCCAAAAAGGGAGTATCCTGTCAGAGAAAATATTGATCCGACGAATGAATTGAAA GTTGCAAAACGAGTCAAAGTCGAATTTCCTCAACAAAATTTTGTGGCAAATGCATCACATTCCAGATCGCTTCTTTTGACAAATCCAACTAAAGG GTCTTCCATGGATGTACCATCTAGCTTCAGTGAGGATGAAACCGCAGAAACTAGTTCTTCCTTGGATTGA
- the LOC18589997 gene encoding signal peptide peptidase isoform X2 yields MKNTERLANLALAGLTLAPLAVKVDPNLNVILTACLTVYVGCYRSVKPTPPSETMSNEHAMRFPFVGSAMLLSLFLLFKFLSKDLVNAVLTCYFFVLGIIALSATILPAIKRFLPKHWNEDLIIWRFPYFRSLEIDFTRSQIVAAIPGTFFCAWYASQKHWLANNILGLAFCIQGIEMLSLGSFKTGAILLAGLFVYDIFWVFFTPVMVSVAKSFDAPIKLLFPTADSARPFSMLGLGDIVIPGIFVALALRFDVSRGKESQYFKSAFLGYTVGLVLTIVVMNWFQAAQLSLDSWLLTVYGMEK; encoded by the exons ATGAAAAACACTGAAAGACTCGCCAATTTGGCTTTAGCAG GGTTGACATTGGCACCACTTGCTGTGAAGGTAGACCCCAACTTAAATGTTATCTTGACTGCATGCCTCACAGTATATGTTGGCTGCTATCGATCTGTCAAGCCAACTCCACCATCG GAGACAATGTCTAACGAGCATGCTATGCGTTTTCCCTTTGTTGGGAGTGCGATGCTGTTATCACTTTTCTTACTGTTCAAGTTCTTATCAAAAGACTTGGTTAATGCAGTATTGACATGTTATTTCTTTGTGCTTGGAATCATCGCTCTTTC GGCAACAATTTTACCTGCCATAAAACGCTTCTTGCCAAAGCATTGGAATGAGGACCTTATCATTTGGCGTTTTCCATACTTTCGCT CTTTGGAGATTGACTTCACAAGATCTCAGATTGTAGCTGCAATCCCTGGAACTTTTTTCTGTGCATGGTATGCTTCACAGAAGCATTGGTTGGCTAATAACATTCTGGGCCTTGCATTCTGCATTCAG GGAATTGAGATGCTTTCTCTTGGGTCTTTCAAGACTGGTGCCATTCTCTTG GCTGGGCTTTTTGTATATGATATTTTCTGGGTTTTCTTCACTCCTGTAATGGTTAGTGTTGCGAAGTCTTTCGATGCTCCTATAAAG CTTTTGTTCCCAACAGCAGACTCTGCACGACCATTTTCCATGCTTGGACTTGGTGACATTGTGATTCCTG GTATTTTTGTAGCACTAGCACTAAGATTTGATGTATCTAGGGGGAAAGAGAGTCAGTATTTTAAGAGTGCATTTTTGGGATACACAGTGGGATTGGTCCTCACGATTGTTGTCATGAACTGGTTTCAAGCTGCACAG CTGTCATTGGATTCTTGGCTGCTCACTGTATATGGAATGGAGAAGTAA
- the LOC18590026 gene encoding putative RING-H2 finger protein ATL69, which yields MDVKQIATLKAETLNRLSNWGRYSTFDGSYDPRTTFSGKLDKEQLDFIRCETMATTLAMSRARETNRDYETTLMEVQLEVGIELAKLLAETIDPAFAGTNAVRIEEDGEEVCGICLENMEKGEEARAMGYCSHKFHAFCIFEWVKRKKNCPLCRCEMETSKPYEF from the coding sequence ATGGATGTGAAGCAGATAGCAACCTTGAAAGCAGAAACGCTGAACAGGTTAAGCAACTGGGGACGTTATTCAACTTTCGACGGTTCGTATGATCCAAGAACTACTTTCTCAGGGAAGTTAGACAAGGAACAACTTGATTTCATCAGGTGTGAAACAATGGCAACAACGCTGGCCATGTCAAGGGCACGTGAAACCAACAGAGACTACGAAACAACGTTAATGGAAGTTCAGTTAGAGGTGGGCATTGAACTGGCTAAACTGTTGGCCGAAACTATTGATCCTGCTTTTGCTGGAACGAATGCTGTCAGAATTGAAGAAGATGGAGAAGAAGTTTGTGGGATTTGTCTGGAAAATATGGAGAAAGGAGAGGAAGCTAGAGCCATGGGCTACTGCAGCCATAAGTTCCATGCTTTTTGTATTTTTGAGTGggttaaaaggaaaaaaaactgTCCTTTATGTAGATGTGAGATGGAGACAAGCAAACCCTAtgagttttaa